CCCCGTACCGTTCCTCGAGTTCGACCAAGGCCTCATTCGCGAACGTGGCGAACTGATCGTCACCCAGGCGTTCGATCTGGGCTTCGAGTTCATCCCGGACGACGTCGTAGTCGAGGCCAGCCTGTACGAGCATATTCATGTCCTCGATGTCGTCGTCGCGACCGGCGATCGCCTTGAACAGGAAGATATCCTCGTTACTGACCAGCCGGACCGTCAGTCGATCTGTGTTGAGAAACGGCTCGCTGCGCTCTTGCATCCCGTCGGTGAGCACGAGCTTGTTCGCGACCTGCTGGTTGAAGATGTCGAGGCGACACCCATCGTCGTTCTCGACGCAACTCGTCGCCCCCAGCGCCCGATAATCTGGATCCAGCGATTGAACCTCCGCATACCCGAGGTCCATCAGGACGGCCCACAGCTGGCCGTATGCGTCGCCGTCCGGGACGACCAGGTCGATATCTTTCGTCGCCCCCTTGAGGTCGCGCAGCGACATCGCGCCACCACCGATCAGGTAGACCGTGAGCGGTTCAGATAGCCCGTCCCCGATTCGCTGGAATTCGTTCTCGATGTACTCACGTCCGAATGTTGGTCTCATTGTGGTAGTGGTACCTCGTAGTCAGCCGCCAGCTCCTGGAACTCGTCCCACTCCGGGAGCCGGGCATCGTCGACCTCGCCGTGCGTCTCGAGGTAGCGCAGCAAGGCGTCGATTTCGTCTTCGAGGCCATACGTCGCCGCCTGCTCTCGGAGGTCCGCCTCGTCGACGTCGACGTGACTGAGGAGAAGGAGACAGTACGAGCGGTGGCGGCTTCCGTCGTCGATCAGCAGCGTGTGACAACACAGCTCCGCCGGCGAGACGGCGTCGATCTCCTCGGAGTAGACGTAGTAGCGATGGCCGGTGAGCAGGAACTGGAGGTCGAAGGCCGCGAATCGAGCGAGGCCGGTTTCGTGGAACGCCTCCGCGTCGATCTCCGTCTCGGTCTGGGCAAGGAATTCGTCGTAGCCCTCCCAGAGAATTGTGCCCTTCGGGGCGACGGCTTCGAGGCGTTGGCGATGCAGATGGTGTGCGAGTTCCCGGGCGAACTCGTGGAGGCGGTCGAAATCGGCGTTGAAGTCATAGCGGCCGTCGTCCGTCCCGACGAGCCCGCGGTCGCGAAACCGTTTGAGGACGCGGTTGACCGTGTTGCGGTAGTTGTCGCTCCGGTCGGCGATTTCGGAGACGGTTCGCGGCTGGTCGAGATAGTACAGCACCTCGAGTGTCTTCCCGGTCAGCAGCTCGGGGAACTCGATGTGGGAGTGCTGGCGGACGAGGTCCCGATAGAGTTTGACGGCGCGAGCATCCGACGGGACGACTCGTTTTCGACGGCCGTCGCGTTCCGTGTAGACGAGCCCCTTCTCGACGAGGTCGCCGACGGCACGGGAGAGATAACTCTCGCTGTGGTCGAGCTTCGTCGCGAGGTCGGAGATCGTGTCGCCGCGGTCGACCGTGGCGAGGACCTCGAGTTCGATGCGCCGGAGCACGGTGTAACATAGTACGAAACTTGTATATAAAGAAGTTTCGAGTAGTGTTACATCCAGCGATCGCGAGAACCGTCTCCATCGTCTTAACCAACAAGACTATGGGATCGTGGGCCGTGTTGGTTAACACGAGAGGAGCCGATGTCCTACGAACTCCCGACCCCACCGGCGAAACTCCCGACGGAGATCGTCAACACGCTCAACGAGTCAGACCCGGAGCAGCTCCGAGACGTTGCGACGTACGCTGAAGCGCTCGCCGAGCACAAGGAACGGAAAACTCGGCTCGAAGAAGAATCAGACGACGCCGACATCGAGGACCGTCCCGATGATCTCCCGGACGACGTCCCGACGAAGGCGACAATCACGATCAAGGAGATCAATGATAACCGGTACTACTACTGGCAGTGGAGGGAAGGAGACAAAATCAAATCCAAGTATAAGGGGCCAGTCAATCCCGACGAGTAGGAGGGTATCCGGCGAGGTTTCGAAGGGACTACCCCCCGTGTGCGATATGAATTGGCAGAAGGCATCGAGTCGGCACCCTCCGTGTGCAAGATGAATTGACTCTCATCGACGGACGCCCCGTGTGAGAGATGAATCGAATGATAGATCGCGGTGGACGACACCCCGTGTGCGAAGTGAAATCTTGCGTACCCTTGTCAGACAGTTCTAGTAAAATTGACTACTATTCCGTCGGAGCCACACCCCGTGTGCGAAATGAATCCGACGCCGGCGTCGAGGACTCTTCGAGTTAGTTACCCTCGAAGAAATCCTCTATCTGCGCGTTGACAACGGACCGGATCAAATCTTCGTCGTGTTCCACTTCTTCGAGCCGAATATCGGCTTGAAGCGTCTCAGCGACTACTTCTGGGTCGTCGACAAAGGTGTACTCCTTGTGGACACCACTTCCGTAGCCTCGTCCTCGTTTCTCCGATGTGACGAAGTTGTAGGTCTCGGCCTCACTCATATATCGTAGGTAGGAGTCTCGTGACTTCTCGTCGGCATCGAGGAGATCGGTGAGATACTGATATACGCGGTATGCAACCGTGCTAGGAACAGCGTTCAGGTTTCGTTTGGAGTGGACTGGGACGATTGCAGTAGCGTACAGCGAGAGCTTCTTTTGCGTCGAGAGCCCCTGCATCTGGGTTAACGTCCGATCGCGTTCGGCTTCTTCCTGGGCGTCGCGAACGTGCTCTTCACGAATCGTGTCTTCGCCGGCTCGGTCCGCTATCTCACCGGCTTTCCTGAACAGATCAATTGCCTTGCGCGCATCACCGTGGTCTTGGGCGGCGAACGCGGCACTGAGGGGAATGATGCCGTCCTCTAGAACATCGTCTTGGTATGCATCACGACGTCGCTCGAGAATCGACTGCAACTGGTTCGCGTCGTAGTCGGGGAAGACAACATCTTGCGGATTGAATGAACTCTCGGCCCGGCCATCCAGATCTTCCATAAACCGGGGATCGTTCGTGAGCGCA
The Halorientalis litorea DNA segment above includes these coding regions:
- a CDS encoding DUF6036 family nucleotidyltransferase, with amino-acid sequence MRPTFGREYIENEFQRIGDGLSEPLTVYLIGGGAMSLRDLKGATKDIDLVVPDGDAYGQLWAVLMDLGYAEVQSLDPDYRALGATSCVENDDGCRLDIFNQQVANKLVLTDGMQERSEPFLNTDRLTVRLVSNEDIFLFKAIAGRDDDIEDMNMLVQAGLDYDVVRDELEAQIERLGDDQFATFANEALVELEERYGVTTPIEDRVQELTNRYYRGLEVLQALDEPMTVDELAAQLELDTDEVHDRIAYLSTFDRIRRDGDTVRPVE
- a CDS encoding helix-turn-helix transcriptional regulator, which encodes MLRRIELEVLATVDRGDTISDLATKLDHSESYLSRAVGDLVEKGLVYTERDGRRKRVVPSDARAVKLYRDLVRQHSHIEFPELLTGKTLEVLYYLDQPRTVSEIADRSDNYRNTVNRVLKRFRDRGLVGTDDGRYDFNADFDRLHEFARELAHHLHRQRLEAVAPKGTILWEGYDEFLAQTETEIDAEAFHETGLARFAAFDLQFLLTGHRYYVYSEEIDAVSPAELCCHTLLIDDGSRHRSYCLLLLSHVDVDEADLREQAATYGLEDEIDALLRYLETHGEVDDARLPEWDEFQELAADYEVPLPQ
- a CDS encoding Cdc6/Cdc18 family protein: MADGDDQQSLSQSIKGRLQEGVQNSVFQDKGLLDPDAVIDEDRIVGRDDQLDDIITYLRPALQGNRPPNMLLYGPSGTGKSLIINAVCQQVLELANSQGDRFGVIKINCQTIKSHDRAVYRLAKNAAHEAGVDVGIPQSGISTDQKLNRFYEILSNNFDSVIIILDEVDLLVGRQRDPNDEPAYSKLLYQLSRASQLGRIEGHVSVAALTNDPRFMEDLDGRAESSFNPQDVVFPDYDANQLQSILERRRDAYQDDVLEDGIIPLSAAFAAQDHGDARKAIDLFRKAGEIADRAGEDTIREEHVRDAQEEAERDRTLTQMQGLSTQKKLSLYATAIVPVHSKRNLNAVPSTVAYRVYQYLTDLLDADEKSRDSYLRYMSEAETYNFVTSEKRGRGYGSGVHKEYTFVDDPEVVAETLQADIRLEEVEHDEDLIRSVVNAQIEDFFEGN